A window from Pseudomonas sp. Tri1 encodes these proteins:
- the leuA gene encoding 2-isopropylmalate synthase → MMLSDPSVKYRPFSTVDLPDRQWPSRVQRHAPTWCSVDMRDGNQALIEPMNAERKRRFFDLLVKTGFKEIEVGFPAASQTDFDYVRELIEGNKIPSDVTIQVMTQARTHLIERTFEALKGAPRAIVHVYNATAPVFRDVVFGVDKAGCIKIATDATREIKALMQQNPQTEWTFQYSPETFCFTELDFGLEICEAVAAQFEPTPQNKMILNLPTTVEVSTANVFADQIEWFCRHFSRMDSVIISVHPHNDRGTGVSTAEQACLAGAQRVEGTLFGNGERTGNVDILTLAMNLYTSGVSPQLDFSDIVHVQREVEYCNQLPTHPRHPYAGELVFTAFSGSHQDAIKKGFAARNARPEGFWEVPYLPIDPADMGRSYEAVIRVNSQSGKGGVAYLLEQYCIVLPRRLQMEFSGLVQQVADETGREITSEMILECFTEQYLTEGMPYRLGKPQVVSEGDTTYIDARLEGPQGQVHLAGEGNGPLAAMVDALAACGADLDIADYHEHATRDGAESEAIAYVEIRLGTQFIFGAARDGSFLSASLKALVSAVNRATRSGLLGALKTSAPARAPY, encoded by the coding sequence ATGATGCTCAGCGACCCTTCCGTCAAATACCGCCCTTTCTCCACCGTGGACCTGCCTGACCGGCAATGGCCGTCCAGGGTCCAGCGCCACGCACCGACCTGGTGCAGCGTCGACATGCGCGATGGCAACCAGGCACTGATCGAGCCTATGAACGCCGAGCGCAAACGCCGGTTCTTCGACTTGCTGGTCAAGACGGGCTTCAAGGAGATCGAGGTGGGTTTTCCTGCGGCTTCGCAGACCGATTTCGACTACGTACGCGAATTGATCGAAGGCAACAAAATTCCATCGGACGTGACCATCCAGGTCATGACCCAGGCGCGTACACACTTGATCGAGCGAACCTTTGAAGCGCTGAAGGGCGCCCCGCGAGCTATTGTTCATGTCTACAACGCCACCGCTCCAGTCTTCCGCGATGTGGTATTTGGCGTCGACAAGGCCGGCTGCATCAAAATTGCCACCGATGCGACCCGGGAAATCAAGGCGTTGATGCAGCAGAACCCGCAGACCGAATGGACGTTCCAGTATTCGCCGGAAACCTTCTGCTTCACCGAGCTGGATTTCGGCCTGGAGATTTGTGAAGCCGTGGCCGCGCAGTTCGAGCCCACCCCGCAGAATAAAATGATCCTCAATTTGCCGACCACCGTGGAGGTGTCTACGGCCAACGTGTTTGCCGATCAGATCGAATGGTTCTGCCGCCACTTCAGCCGCATGGACAGCGTGATCATCAGCGTCCACCCGCACAACGACCGCGGCACAGGCGTCTCCACCGCCGAACAGGCTTGCCTGGCGGGTGCCCAGCGGGTGGAAGGGACGCTGTTTGGCAACGGTGAGCGCACTGGCAACGTCGATATCCTCACCTTGGCGATGAACCTCTACACCAGCGGGGTTTCCCCGCAGCTGGATTTTTCGGACATCGTGCATGTGCAGCGCGAGGTCGAATATTGCAATCAGTTGCCAACTCACCCACGCCATCCCTATGCCGGCGAGCTGGTGTTCACGGCGTTCTCCGGTTCGCATCAGGACGCGATCAAGAAGGGCTTTGCCGCCCGCAATGCCCGTCCCGAAGGGTTTTGGGAAGTCCCTTACCTGCCCATCGACCCGGCGGACATGGGGCGTAGCTATGAGGCGGTCATTCGCGTCAACAGCCAGTCCGGCAAGGGCGGTGTGGCCTATCTGCTGGAGCAATACTGCATCGTCCTGCCGCGACGCCTGCAAATGGAGTTCAGTGGGCTGGTCCAGCAAGTGGCTGACGAAACGGGCCGGGAGATTACCAGCGAGATGATCCTGGAGTGCTTCACCGAGCAGTACCTCACCGAGGGGATGCCTTACCGGCTTGGCAAACCGCAAGTCGTCAGCGAAGGCGACACCACCTACATCGATGCACGGCTGGAAGGACCACAGGGCCAAGTGCACCTGGCCGGCGAGGGTAACGGCCCGTTGGCGGCCATGGTCGATGCGCTCGCCGCCTGTGGCGCCGACCTGGACATTGCCGATTACCACGAGCATGCCACACGCGATGGTGCCGAATCCGAAGCGATTGCCTACGTCGAGATCCGCCTGGGCACCCAGTTCATCTTCGGTGCCGCGCGCGATGGCAGCTTCCTGTCGGCGTCCTTGAAGGCCTTGGTGAGTGCCGTCAACCGGGCAACCCGCAGCGGTTTGCTGGGTGCGTTGAAGACCTCCGCGCCGGCCCGGGCCCCCTATTAA
- a CDS encoding methyl-accepting chemotaxis protein, translating to MQTLKALYESIEMQFFDTLTKKLSSLFLLVLVSGLLYWVALSARAEIVLQLRNAQLDSALLGQIEARLDSLTHALLFGAFLSLCMISFMVWYLRHLIVRPVTAMTKALEEIANGEGDLSKDLPLVTHDEIRTLASTCNRFLAKQREIISNVQALTVHIAVESARSLKNISDSSDSATHQARFAKEVMDQSNTAVGRIEEVSRQTQGISSTTAQNLSMARDSYSELLEVTGNISEISSSLNEFATLVGALNQRSSSIKSIVGLIQQISAQTNLLALNAAIEAARAGESGRGFAVVADEVRTLAQNVSRATDDISRNIDAMLEEVSSTHEQTNQISHSARETQKVVERASGHFESMIGDFESTNGKLADIATHIQQFADSNTGINERVTQIHADSQLIDQRMQHSATATRDLSGVAEKVQALLGRFVLGHGKLDAAITRASQCRDILQVRLEALQKEGLNLFDQNYQLIPGTDPKQYMTSYTERFAQVCQEECDTLTRSTPGGKVSFIVDTKGYCPVNNSWVSKQPTGDRAVDLPVCRNKRIFGDPIGLRAAGNVQRFLLQTYLRDTGEIMTEIDVPFFFGGRHWGNLRVGFDAAVLLAE from the coding sequence ATGCAGACGTTAAAGGCCTTGTACGAGTCTATCGAGATGCAATTTTTCGATACCCTCACCAAAAAGCTGTCGAGCCTTTTCCTGCTGGTGTTGGTCAGTGGTCTGCTGTATTGGGTAGCGCTCAGCGCACGCGCCGAGATTGTGCTGCAGTTGCGTAACGCGCAGTTGGACAGCGCCTTGCTGGGGCAGATCGAGGCCCGGCTGGACAGCCTCACCCACGCCCTGCTCTTCGGCGCCTTCCTGTCGCTGTGCATGATCAGCTTCATGGTCTGGTACTTGCGCCACCTCATCGTGCGCCCCGTCACTGCCATGACCAAGGCCCTGGAAGAGATCGCCAACGGCGAAGGCGACTTGTCCAAGGACCTGCCGCTGGTGACCCACGACGAGATTCGGACACTGGCCAGCACCTGCAACCGATTCCTGGCCAAGCAACGGGAGATCATCAGTAATGTCCAGGCGCTGACCGTGCACATCGCCGTCGAATCGGCGCGTTCGCTGAAAAACATCAGCGACTCCAGCGACAGCGCCACCCACCAGGCCCGCTTCGCCAAGGAAGTGATGGACCAGAGCAACACCGCCGTGGGCCGCATCGAAGAAGTCTCGCGCCAGACCCAGGGCATCTCCAGCACCACCGCCCAGAACCTGAGCATGGCCCGCGACTCCTATTCCGAACTGCTGGAAGTGACCGGCAACATCAGCGAGATCTCCAGCAGCCTCAATGAATTCGCCACCCTCGTAGGCGCCTTGAACCAGCGTTCCTCAAGCATCAAGTCCATCGTCGGGCTGATCCAGCAGATCTCTGCCCAGACCAACCTGCTGGCCCTCAACGCCGCCATCGAAGCCGCCCGAGCCGGCGAAAGCGGCCGCGGCTTCGCCGTGGTGGCCGATGAAGTGCGGACCCTGGCGCAGAACGTCAGCCGGGCCACCGACGATATCTCGCGCAACATCGACGCCATGCTTGAAGAAGTCAGCTCCACCCACGAACAGACCAACCAGATCAGCCACAGCGCTCGGGAAACCCAGAAAGTGGTGGAGCGCGCCTCCGGTCATTTCGAAAGCATGATTGGCGATTTCGAATCCACCAACGGCAAACTGGCGGACATCGCCACGCACATCCAGCAGTTCGCCGACAGCAACACAGGCATCAACGAACGGGTAACGCAGATCCATGCCGACAGCCAGTTGATCGACCAGCGCATGCAGCACTCGGCGACGGCCACCCGTGACCTGTCCGGCGTTGCCGAAAAGGTGCAGGCGCTGTTGGGTCGGTTCGTGCTCGGCCACGGCAAGCTGGATGCCGCTATTACCCGAGCCAGCCAGTGCCGCGACATCCTCCAGGTACGCCTGGAAGCGCTGCAAAAGGAAGGTCTCAACCTATTCGACCAGAACTACCAATTGATCCCCGGCACCGACCCCAAGCAGTACATGACCAGCTATACCGAACGCTTTGCCCAGGTCTGCCAGGAAGAATGCGACACGCTCACCCGCAGCACGCCGGGTGGCAAGGTGTCGTTCATTGTCGACACCAAAGGCTATTGCCCGGTGAACAACAGCTGGGTGTCGAAGCAGCCCACGGGGGATCGCGCAGTCGACCTGCCGGTGTGCCGCAACAAGCGGATCTTCGGCGACCCGATTGGCCTGCGCGCAGCCGGCAACGTCCAGCGCTTCCTGCTCCAGACTTACCTGCGCGACACCGGGGAGATCATGACCGAGATCGACGTACCGTTCTTCTTCGGCGGCCGCCATTGGGGCAACTTGCGGGTGGGGTTCGATGCGGCGGTGTTGTTGGCGGAGTGA